From a single Actinomyces viscosus genomic region:
- the nuoE gene encoding NADH-quinone oxidoreductase subunit NuoE has protein sequence MSTTENAVNPAGPAAPAVNPAVETIATVSAVGPVGTVAAAAVAAGYAPDVAQGLQVDIERIIARYPSGKERSALIPMLHLIQSVDGYVSPAGIALCAARLGLERAEVSAVATFYSQFRRHPAGTYHVGVCTNALCAVMGGDEIWAAVTEHTGLGAEETSEDGTISLERIECNAACDYAPVVMVNWEFFDNQTPDSAVAMIEALERGEDVAPTRGPETVPTFRENERLLAGFEDGRSDEGRGPGEPTLRGLRIAREQGWTAPKEESK, from the coding sequence ATGAGCACCACCGAGAACGCAGTCAACCCGGCCGGCCCGGCAGCGCCGGCCGTCAACCCCGCCGTCGAGACCATCGCCACCGTCAGCGCCGTGGGCCCGGTGGGCACCGTGGCGGCCGCCGCCGTCGCCGCCGGCTACGCCCCCGACGTCGCCCAGGGCCTCCAGGTCGACATCGAGCGGATCATCGCCCGCTACCCGTCGGGCAAGGAGCGCAGCGCCCTCATCCCGATGCTCCACCTCATCCAGTCCGTGGACGGCTACGTCTCACCGGCGGGCATCGCCCTGTGCGCCGCCCGGCTGGGCCTGGAGCGCGCCGAGGTCAGCGCCGTGGCCACCTTCTACAGCCAGTTCCGCCGCCACCCGGCCGGCACCTACCACGTGGGCGTGTGCACCAACGCCCTGTGCGCCGTCATGGGCGGGGACGAGATCTGGGCGGCCGTCACCGAGCACACCGGACTGGGCGCCGAGGAGACCAGCGAGGACGGCACCATCAGCCTCGAGCGCATCGAGTGCAACGCCGCCTGCGACTACGCCCCCGTCGTCATGGTCAACTGGGAGTTCTTCGACAACCAGACCCCCGACTCCGCCGTCGCCATGATCGAGGCCCTGGAGCGCGGCGAGGACGTCGCCCCCACCCGGGGCCCCGAGACCGTGCCCACCTTCCGCGAGAACGAGCGCCTGCTCGCCGGCTTCGAGGACGGCCGCAGCGACGAGGGGCGCGGCCCCGGCGAGCCGACCCTGCGGGGCCTGCGCATCGCCCGCGAGCAGGGCTGGACCGCGCCCAAGGAGGAGAGCAAGTGA